Genomic window (Campylobacter ureolyticus ACS-301-V-Sch3b):
TCCAAGTAAGGGTGAGATACTTAATAACTCACGAAGTAAATGTGCAAAATTAAGGATATTTAAAATAAAATGAATGAAAACATAAATTTTCAAAATATTAATCTAAAAAATACAAATTTGCAAAGTCAAAACATCGATAACAAAAATATCGATGAAAAAGGCAAAGGACTTAGCTTTTTTGATCTTGTTGTGGCTTTTTTAATTTTGGCTTTGGCAGTTGCTATTTTTGTACCTATTATTTATATTAGAAACGAAATTTATTATATTAGTAGAGATATTGAAGAGCTTCGTGTAAAGCATTCTGTACTGGTTGAGGAAAATAAGGATTTAGAAAATAAAATCGAATCTTTAAAATTTAAATATGAAATAATTGATCCATTAAGTGTGGAATTTGAAAATGAGTAATCAAATGCTTTTATTGATAGTTTTTGCCGTAATTTTATTAATTATTTTAGTAGTTAGTTTTTTTATATTAAGCCAAATTTTAAAAAAAGAGATTTTAAATACGCAAAAATTTATCTATGAGCAAAATCAAAACAGTGTTTCTTTAATAAACGATGTAAATGATAGTTTAAAAGATAATTTCTATCTTTTTAATAAGAGCTTAAATGATAGTGTTACTAACTCAAACATAACAACAACTAACACACTAACAGGCGGTATAGATAGCCTAGATAAGCGTTTTAAACATATTTTAGATAAAATTAACGAGCTTGAAAGTGCTAACAATTCAGCAGTTCTTTTAAAAAATGAAGTAATGAAATTAAACTCAATTTTTAGTAATCACAAGCTTAGAGGAAATTTTGGTGAGTTTGAGTTATATAAAATTTTAAAGTTAAGCTATGGTGATAATAGTAAATTTTATAAAACCCAATACAAACTTAAAAATGATAAAATTGTAGATGCGGCTTTGTTTTTAAAAAGTGATCTTATCTTAGGAATTGATTCGAAATTTCCACTATCTAGTTATCAAAAAATTTGCAATGGACTGGATAATAATGAAAATATTTTGGAGTATCAAAAAGAGTTTGTTAGAAATTTAAAAAAACATATTGATGATATTTCAAGTAAATATATTATTTCAGGTCAAACTGTAAAATATGCCATTATGTTTTTACCTAGTGAGGCAATATTTAACTATATTTGTTCAAATTGTAGCGAGCTTTTTGAGTATATGGTGCAAAAATCAGTATTTTTAGCAAGTCCTAC
Coding sequences:
- the rmuC gene encoding DNA recombination protein RmuC produces the protein MSNQMLLLIVFAVILLIILVVSFFILSQILKKEILNTQKFIYEQNQNSVSLINDVNDSLKDNFYLFNKSLNDSVTNSNITTTNTLTGGIDSLDKRFKHILDKINELESANNSAVLLKNEVMKLNSIFSNHKLRGNFGEFELYKILKLSYGDNSKFYKTQYKLKNDKIVDAALFLKSDLILGIDSKFPLSSYQKICNGLDNNENILEYQKEFVRNLKKHIDDISSKYIISGQTVKYAIMFLPSEAIFNYICSNCSELFEYMVQKSVFLASPTNLLVILNYASVFIKDENINKNISSIKNEIFELSKIFEEFRKQGESVLNSSNKLNKNVEIFYKNSNLIYTKFKNIEKF